One Corynebacterium uterequi DNA segment encodes these proteins:
- a CDS encoding phage holin family protein, with product MSTPKDNNGLFTDGPERFSGKVNSIPLSDVDSTKPGETSIGQLVSNATSQMSSLVRSEIELAKTEVIGEVKKGAIGGGLFAVAGVIALYSSFFFFFFLAELLSVWLARWAAFLIVFVLMLVIAGLLALVGFQRIKKIKAPEKTVQSLKDTKQILPNKARKDSTLAANEGLYTSAPAASN from the coding sequence TTGAGCACCCCTAAGGACAACAACGGACTATTCACGGACGGCCCGGAGCGTTTTTCGGGGAAGGTTAACTCCATTCCGCTGTCCGACGTGGATTCGACCAAGCCCGGCGAGACCTCCATCGGTCAGCTGGTGTCCAACGCCACCAGCCAGATGTCCTCGCTGGTGCGCTCGGAGATCGAGCTCGCCAAGACCGAGGTCATCGGCGAGGTTAAGAAGGGTGCCATCGGCGGCGGCCTGTTTGCAGTCGCCGGCGTCATCGCCTTGTACAGCTCTTTCTTCTTTTTCTTCTTCCTGGCCGAGCTGCTGAGCGTCTGGCTGGCCCGGTGGGCGGCGTTCCTCATCGTTTTCGTCCTCATGCTGGTGATCGCCGGCCTGCTGGCACTGGTTGGCTTCCAGCGCATCAAGAAGATCAAGGCGCCGGAGAAGACCGTCCAGTCCCTCAAGGACACCAAGCAGATCCTGCCGAACAAGGCCCGCAAGGACAGCACCCTCGCAGCGAACGAGGGGCTGTACACCAGCGCCCCTGCCGCCTCGAACTAG
- the glxR gene encoding CRP-like cAMP-activated global transcriptional regulator GlxR, with amino-acid sequence MDNVQNILSRAGIFQGVDSAAVNNLIDSLETTRYPRGTTIFDEGEPGDRLFIITAGKVKLARHSKDGRENLLTVMGPSDMFGELSIFDPGPRTSSAVCVTDVDTATMDSEVLGSWLAAHPEVSQQLLRVLARRLRRTNEALADLIFTDVPGRVAKTLLQLANRFGVREGAAWRVNHDLTQEEIAQLVGASRETVNKALATFAHRNWIKLEGKSVIIVDPEHLARRAR; translated from the coding sequence ATGGATAACGTTCAGAACATCCTGTCCCGCGCAGGCATCTTCCAGGGAGTCGATTCCGCCGCTGTCAACAACCTCATCGACAGCCTTGAAACCACGCGCTATCCCCGCGGGACCACGATCTTCGACGAAGGCGAGCCCGGCGATCGGCTATTCATCATCACCGCCGGCAAGGTGAAGCTCGCCCGGCACTCCAAGGACGGCCGGGAGAATCTCCTCACGGTGATGGGCCCGTCGGACATGTTCGGCGAACTCTCCATCTTCGACCCGGGCCCCCGCACCTCCTCGGCGGTGTGCGTCACCGACGTCGATACCGCCACCATGGACTCCGAGGTCCTCGGTTCCTGGCTCGCCGCCCACCCCGAGGTGTCCCAGCAGCTGCTGCGCGTCCTCGCCCGTCGCCTGCGGCGCACCAACGAGGCCCTCGCGGACCTCATCTTCACCGACGTGCCCGGCCGCGTGGCCAAGACCCTGCTGCAGCTAGCCAACCGCTTCGGCGTGCGCGAGGGTGCCGCGTGGCGCGTCAACCACGACCTCACCCAGGAGGAAATCGCCCAGCTGGTGGGCGCCTCCCGCGAGACGGTGAACAAGGCGCTGGCCACCTTCGCTCACCGCAATTGGATCAAGCTGGAGGGCAAGTCCGTCATCATCGTCGACCCGGAGCACCTCGCCCGCCGGGCCCGGTAG
- a CDS encoding alpha/beta fold hydrolase: MVPPLSPSVLRLDGPFSHRYAHTRGLRLHVAEARPATEPDGLVLLLHDAFGGWFDYREVLAPLADAGYHALAVDLRGYGLSDKPPIGPTFGIHTLVSDLAGLIPTLGYERASVVGSGAGAVVAAALAAAHPELVQHAIRLGDDTPAARGRELRRDQMLAGAIRLTGWAPRGAIARLAVSYLRRRCSPEFRASEGFRRARELRGQAAQVGTTAGYMVRTAWVATRAELAGGAPLAPLTSVTGLGALPHIQRPAECVDALVAALTNAS, translated from the coding sequence ATGGTTCCGCCGCTCTCCCCCTCGGTGCTCCGGCTCGATGGCCCCTTTAGCCATCGCTACGCCCACACCCGGGGGCTGCGGCTCCATGTCGCCGAAGCCCGCCCAGCCACCGAGCCGGACGGGCTTGTTCTGCTTCTCCACGACGCCTTCGGGGGCTGGTTCGACTACCGAGAGGTGCTGGCGCCGCTGGCCGACGCCGGCTACCACGCCCTCGCCGTAGACCTGCGGGGATACGGCCTATCCGACAAGCCCCCCATCGGGCCCACGTTCGGCATCCACACCCTGGTCAGCGACCTCGCCGGGCTCATCCCCACGCTGGGTTACGAGCGCGCCAGCGTCGTCGGCTCCGGGGCCGGCGCCGTCGTCGCCGCCGCGCTGGCCGCCGCCCATCCCGAGTTAGTGCAGCATGCCATCCGGTTAGGCGACGACACCCCGGCGGCGCGAGGACGAGAGCTGCGACGCGACCAGATGCTCGCCGGGGCCATTCGGCTCACCGGGTGGGCGCCTCGCGGGGCCATTGCTCGGCTCGCCGTGAGTTACTTGCGTCGGCGTTGCTCGCCGGAGTTTCGGGCGTCGGAGGGGTTTCGCCGCGCCCGCGAGTTACGCGGGCAGGCCGCGCAGGTGGGAACGACCGCCGGATACATGGTGCGCACCGCGTGGGTCGCCACCCGCGCCGAACTCGCCGGCGGCGCCCCACTGGCGCCCCTGACCTCAGTGACCGGGCTCGGGGCGCTGCCCCACATCCAGCGTCCCGCCGAGTGCGTCGACGCCCTGGTGGCGGCGCTCACCAACGCTAGCTAG
- the nth gene encoding endonuclease III, which yields MSSSRQSGSSLTPQKRPVVGAHRAARGEETALARTRRARRINRTLAVAYPDAHAELDFRTPLELLVATVLSAQTTDVRVNQVTPRLFATYPTAAAYARANRAELEEIIRPTGFYRAKAGHLIGLGTQLEQRFDGVVPRALEDLISLPGVGRKTAHVVRGNAFDLPGLTVDTHFQRLVHRWRLTAEKDPVAIERDLAEIIEKKEWTLFSHRVIWHGRRVCHAKSPACGVCMIAADCPAYGESGPTEPAAAAKRVTSPDRRHLLDMAGWEA from the coding sequence ATGTCCTCCTCACGACAATCCGGGTCCTCGCTCACGCCGCAGAAGCGTCCCGTCGTCGGCGCGCACCGCGCCGCCCGAGGCGAAGAAACCGCCCTGGCCCGCACTCGCCGAGCCCGACGGATCAATCGGACCCTGGCGGTTGCCTACCCGGACGCCCACGCTGAGCTGGATTTCCGTACCCCGCTTGAACTACTCGTCGCCACGGTGCTGTCGGCCCAGACCACCGATGTCCGCGTCAACCAGGTCACGCCCCGGCTCTTTGCCACGTACCCGACCGCCGCGGCCTACGCCCGCGCGAACCGGGCGGAACTGGAGGAGATCATTCGCCCCACCGGGTTCTACCGGGCCAAGGCGGGGCACCTCATCGGCTTGGGCACGCAGCTGGAGCAGCGCTTCGACGGCGTCGTCCCGCGCGCCCTGGAGGACCTCATTAGCCTGCCGGGAGTGGGGCGCAAGACGGCCCACGTCGTGCGGGGCAACGCCTTTGACCTTCCGGGGTTGACCGTGGACACCCATTTCCAGCGGCTCGTACACCGGTGGCGGCTCACGGCGGAGAAGGACCCGGTGGCTATCGAGCGCGACCTCGCCGAGATCATCGAGAAGAAGGAGTGGACGCTGTTTTCCCACCGGGTGATCTGGCACGGACGACGGGTCTGCCACGCGAAATCCCCGGCCTGTGGGGTGTGCATGATCGCCGCCGACTGCCCGGCCTACGGCGAATCTGGGCCGACGGAACCGGCGGCGGCCGCGAAGCGGGTTACCAGCCCCGATAGGCGGCACCTGCTGGACATGGCAGGGTGGGAAGCATGA
- a CDS encoding MarP family serine protease: MSATLILDIVLVILAVAALVSGWRQGAVASLLSTVGIAAGLVIGLALTPLLAGLSEDPTFRLVLALGSVVVFVAMGNLVGALLGAGLRDRMRARASQWWDSVIGAGFQLVTTMVIAWMISVPLATGLGAPAATVIAGSTVLRGIDAAVPHSWAAAPSRIGAVLSESGLPPFVSPFDMAKARQIPAPALDVGRPGLVEELRPSVVQVVGNAPACSRTLLGSGFVTEPDYVITNAHVVAGTDSVQLDTMVGRKDATVVYFNPGVDIAVLHTPGLGLAPLSWSPEQAQRGDDALVLGYPDSGPFNAAPARVADLLRISGPDIYAENQVERQAYSVRGSIREGNSGGPLLNADGQVIGLVFGASRENTDVGFALTAQEVRAQVAGATALTQPVDAQRCV, encoded by the coding sequence GTGAGCGCAACCCTCATTCTCGACATCGTGCTGGTGATCCTGGCGGTCGCCGCACTGGTTAGCGGTTGGCGTCAAGGGGCCGTGGCGTCGTTGCTGTCGACGGTGGGCATCGCCGCCGGGCTCGTCATCGGCCTGGCGTTGACTCCCCTGCTCGCCGGGCTCAGCGAGGACCCCACCTTCCGGTTGGTGCTGGCACTCGGCTCGGTGGTGGTCTTCGTGGCCATGGGAAACCTCGTCGGCGCGCTGCTCGGGGCGGGGCTACGCGACCGGATGCGGGCCCGGGCCAGCCAGTGGTGGGACTCCGTCATCGGCGCCGGTTTCCAACTCGTGACGACGATGGTCATCGCCTGGATGATCTCCGTGCCGCTGGCCACGGGGTTGGGAGCCCCGGCGGCAACGGTCATCGCCGGATCCACGGTCCTACGCGGCATCGACGCCGCCGTGCCGCACTCGTGGGCCGCCGCCCCGTCGCGGATCGGCGCGGTACTCAGCGAATCGGGCCTGCCGCCGTTCGTGTCGCCCTTCGACATGGCGAAGGCCAGGCAAATCCCGGCACCGGCGCTCGACGTGGGCCGGCCGGGCCTCGTTGAGGAGCTGCGGCCCTCTGTGGTGCAGGTGGTGGGCAACGCCCCGGCGTGCAGCCGCACCCTGCTCGGTTCCGGCTTCGTGACCGAACCGGATTATGTCATCACCAACGCGCACGTTGTCGCCGGGACGGACTCCGTGCAGCTGGATACCATGGTGGGCCGCAAGGACGCGACCGTCGTCTATTTCAACCCCGGCGTGGACATCGCCGTGTTGCACACCCCGGGTCTGGGACTGGCGCCGTTGAGCTGGTCGCCGGAGCAGGCGCAGCGCGGCGACGACGCCCTCGTCCTGGGGTACCCGGATTCGGGGCCGTTTAACGCCGCCCCGGCGCGGGTGGCGGATCTACTGCGCATCTCCGGGCCGGACATCTACGCGGAGAACCAGGTGGAGCGCCAGGCCTACTCGGTGCGAGGCAGCATCCGTGAGGGCAACTCCGGTGGGCCGCTGCTCAACGCCGACGGGCAGGTCATCGGACTGGTCTTCGGCGCGTCGCGGGAAAACACCGACGTCGGTTTCGCCCTCACCGCGCAGGAGGTTCGCGCCCAGGTGGCGGGCGCCACCGCGTTGACGCAGCCCGTCGACGCCCAGCGTTGCGTGTAG
- a CDS encoding NUDIX hydrolase — protein sequence MTVRAPFAPSRAPEWLRRLSDRVPAMTPDLAGVLGYDAARAVDPALPAAAVLALFSGDREARTLPSDAGILLTHRNPTMRSHAGQMAFPGGRADPDDDDVLATALREANEETGVDASTITPLAACGPVGVRRSRHRIYPVVGYWERPHAVRANSPAEVDDVFLANLHELIAPENRLMVQWPAGAYRGPAFRCEGYLVWGFTAGVLDVLIRTAGWERPWDRHMALDLPTQLATSRNRERIPGR from the coding sequence ATGACTGTCCGCGCACCCTTCGCCCCTTCGCGCGCGCCGGAGTGGCTTCGTCGCTTGAGCGACCGCGTCCCGGCCATGACCCCCGACCTGGCGGGCGTGCTGGGCTACGACGCCGCGCGTGCCGTCGACCCCGCGCTCCCCGCCGCGGCCGTGCTTGCCCTTTTTTCCGGCGACCGGGAGGCGCGCACCCTGCCGTCGGACGCCGGCATCCTGCTCACGCACCGCAACCCCACGATGCGCTCGCACGCCGGCCAAATGGCGTTTCCCGGTGGCCGGGCAGACCCCGACGACGACGATGTGCTGGCGACGGCGCTGCGGGAGGCGAACGAGGAGACCGGGGTGGACGCGTCGACTATCACCCCGCTGGCGGCGTGCGGTCCCGTGGGGGTTCGCCGTAGCCGGCACCGCATCTACCCGGTGGTGGGCTACTGGGAGCGGCCCCACGCGGTTCGCGCCAACTCCCCGGCGGAGGTCGACGACGTCTTCCTCGCCAACCTCCACGAGCTCATCGCCCCGGAGAATCGGCTTATGGTGCAGTGGCCGGCCGGCGCGTACCGGGGACCCGCGTTTCGCTGCGAAGGCTACCTGGTGTGGGGTTTTACCGCCGGGGTGCTCGACGTCCTTATTCGCACCGCCGGGTGGGAACGCCCGTGGGATAGGCACATGGCGCTCGATCTTCCCACGCAACTGGCCACGTCGCGCAACCGAGAGCGCATCCCCGGCAGGTAA
- a CDS encoding TlpA family protein disulfide reductase, with protein sequence MTRRSLLLSIVVAVMATLVVLAGARVLLRSEPDATSSAEPSASSALDAPDVPDAAPDADGLAELERRPDCRSTGVTGIELDCLGGSAGTGAQSNGVQLVNVWAWWCAPCRAELPHLEEFARRHPEIEVVALHSDPDAAGGAHLLNELGVDLPSYQDSEKAFVAQHALPGVVPISVLVVDGQGVQVYPTYFESVEQIEDTVSASLEAIGR encoded by the coding sequence ATGACTCGACGCAGCCTCCTGCTCAGCATCGTCGTGGCCGTGATGGCCACCCTCGTGGTCCTGGCCGGCGCCCGGGTGTTGCTGCGCAGCGAGCCCGACGCCACCTCGTCCGCTGAGCCTTCTGCCTCCTCCGCGCTCGACGCACCCGACGTACCCGACGCCGCGCCCGACGCGGACGGGCTGGCGGAGCTAGAGCGCCGACCGGACTGCCGCTCCACCGGGGTGACCGGCATCGAGCTCGACTGCCTCGGCGGTTCCGCCGGCACCGGCGCACAGTCCAACGGGGTCCAATTGGTCAACGTGTGGGCCTGGTGGTGCGCGCCGTGCCGGGCGGAGCTGCCCCATCTCGAAGAATTTGCCCGCCGTCACCCGGAGATCGAGGTCGTCGCCCTCCATTCGGATCCGGACGCCGCGGGCGGCGCCCACCTGCTCAACGAGCTGGGTGTGGACCTGCCCAGCTATCAGGACTCGGAGAAGGCTTTCGTCGCCCAGCACGCGCTGCCGGGCGTGGTTCCGATTAGCGTGCTCGTCGTCGATGGGCAGGGGGTGCAGGTCTATCCCACCTACTTCGAGTCCGTGGAGCAGATCGAGGACACCGTGTCCGCCTCCCTGGAGGCGATCGGCCGATGA